The following proteins are encoded in a genomic region of Bacillus sp. FJAT-22090:
- the speD gene encoding adenosylmethionine decarboxylase, which produces MSLTPKQRIELHGFNNLTKTLSFNMYDICYTRTREEREAYIDYIDEQYNAERLTKILTKVSDIIEANILNIAQQDYEPQGASVTILVSEGPVDDSPADSFKESPGPLPESVVGHLDKSHITVHTYPEYHPDEGISTFRADIDISTCGEISPLKALNYLIHSFETDVMVMDYRVRGFTRDVTGHKLFIDHDINSIQNYIPVGLQEYYQMIDVNVYQENIFHTKCKLKKFDLNNYLFGYTEDELTDEEKISITKKLKTEMDEIFYAKNMARTE; this is translated from the coding sequence ATGAGTTTAACTCCTAAGCAAAGAATTGAGTTACATGGGTTTAATAACCTTACAAAGACCTTAAGTTTTAATATGTATGATATTTGCTACACAAGAACGAGAGAAGAACGAGAGGCTTATATTGACTATATCGACGAACAATATAATGCGGAACGTTTGACAAAAATATTAACGAAAGTGTCGGATATTATTGAGGCAAATATTTTAAATATTGCACAGCAAGATTATGAACCACAGGGAGCAAGTGTAACCATTTTGGTTTCTGAAGGACCTGTTGACGATTCTCCAGCGGATTCATTTAAAGAATCACCAGGTCCACTACCTGAATCAGTAGTTGGCCATCTGGATAAAAGTCATATAACCGTTCATACTTATCCTGAGTATCACCCGGATGAAGGAATTAGTACATTCCGGGCGGATATTGATATTTCCACCTGTGGAGAAATTTCTCCTTTGAAAGCACTGAATTATTTGATTCATTCATTTGAGACAGATGTTATGGTGATGGACTATCGTGTACGAGGCTTTACTAGAGACGTAACGGGACATAAATTATTTATCGATCATGACATTAATTCCATTCAAAACTATATTCCAGTCGGCTTACAAGAGTATTATCAAATGATCGATGTAAATGTATACCAAGAAAATATTTTTCATACAAAATGTAAACTTAAAAAATTTGATTTAAATAACTACCTATTCGGTTACACAGAGGACGAGTTAACCGATGAAGAAAAGATATCCATTACGAAGAAGTTAAAAACAGAAATGGATGAGATTTTTTATGCTAAAAACATGGCAAGAACAGAATAA
- the nagE gene encoding N-acetylglucosamine-specific PTS transporter subunit IIBC encodes MMKYIQKLGRSLMLPVAVLPAAAILMGIGYWIDPTGWGSGNVLAAFLIKAGASILDHIPILFAVGVAFGMAKERDGSAAISGLVAFLVVTTMLSTNSVALLQGIDSANVNAAFAKIDNAFVGIISGLIAAAMFNRFSHVKLPDFLAFFSGKRLVPIVSAVVMLVVSVALFFIWPIVYGWLVSFGESISSLGAAGAGIYGFFNRLLIPTGLHHALNAVFWFDTIGINDIGKFWDSSGVKGVTGMYQAGFFPIMMFGLPAAALAMYHTAKTKRKKQVASLMLAAGFASFFTGVTEPIEFVFMFLAPALYVVHAALTGLSLFIAASFQWTAGFTFSAGFIDFFLSLRIPIANLPLMLVVQGLVFAVIYYFLFRFLIVKFDLKTPGREEDEEEIEEVVDNSSSSKFSILASIIYDGLGGDANVTSVDYCATRLRVEVIDMALVDQKKIKDTGVPGINVVGPTSIQVIVGTSVQFVADEIEKIRN; translated from the coding sequence ATGATGAAATATATTCAAAAGCTCGGACGCTCTTTAATGCTACCAGTAGCTGTTTTACCGGCAGCTGCAATTTTGATGGGTATTGGTTATTGGATTGACCCTACGGGTTGGGGTTCTGGAAATGTATTAGCCGCATTTCTAATCAAAGCAGGAGCTTCTATTCTTGACCATATTCCAATTCTATTTGCGGTAGGCGTTGCATTTGGAATGGCCAAAGAAAGAGACGGCTCTGCTGCAATAAGTGGTTTAGTTGCCTTTCTAGTTGTAACGACTATGTTATCCACTAATTCGGTTGCTTTGTTACAAGGTATAGATTCTGCTAATGTAAATGCAGCTTTCGCGAAGATTGATAATGCTTTTGTTGGTATCATTTCTGGACTTATTGCAGCAGCAATGTTTAATCGCTTCAGTCATGTAAAGCTACCTGATTTTTTAGCATTCTTTAGTGGAAAACGGCTTGTTCCGATTGTATCTGCGGTAGTGATGTTAGTTGTTTCCGTAGCATTATTCTTTATTTGGCCAATCGTATATGGCTGGTTAGTTTCGTTTGGTGAGTCAATTAGTAGCCTAGGTGCAGCAGGCGCAGGTATATATGGATTCTTCAATCGTCTGTTAATACCAACTGGCTTGCATCATGCGTTAAATGCAGTATTTTGGTTCGATACAATTGGTATTAACGATATCGGAAAGTTCTGGGATAGTTCAGGTGTTAAAGGTGTTACAGGGATGTACCAGGCTGGGTTCTTCCCAATAATGATGTTTGGATTACCAGCAGCTGCACTGGCGATGTATCATACAGCGAAGACGAAAAGAAAAAAACAAGTGGCTTCCCTAATGCTTGCAGCGGGCTTTGCATCTTTTTTTACAGGGGTTACAGAACCAATTGAGTTTGTATTTATGTTTTTAGCTCCAGCTTTATATGTAGTGCATGCTGCGTTAACTGGTCTATCATTGTTCATTGCTGCATCCTTCCAGTGGACAGCAGGATTCACTTTTAGTGCAGGGTTCATAGACTTTTTCTTAAGTCTTCGAATTCCAATTGCAAATTTACCATTAATGTTAGTTGTTCAAGGTTTAGTTTTTGCTGTTATTTACTATTTCTTATTCCGATTCTTAATCGTGAAATTTGACTTGAAAACACCAGGTAGAGAAGAGGATGAGGAAGAAATCGAGGAAGTTGTTGACAACTCATCTAGTAGTAAATTCTCCATCTTAGCTTCTATTATTTACGATGGGTTAGGTGGGGATGCAAACGTCACTTCTGTAGACTATTGCGCTACTCGTTTGCGGGTAGAGGTAATAGATATGGCTCTGGTAGATCAAAAGAAAATAAAAGATACTGGTGTTCCTGGTATCAACGTTGTCGGTCCAACGAGTATTCAAGTAATTGTAGGAACTAGTGTGCAATTTGTGGCGGACGAAATCGAAAAAATTAGGAATTAG
- a CDS encoding HPr family phosphocarrier protein: MEKIFKITTSEGLHARPSTLLVSAVTPFNSEAQLTYNGKSVNLKSIMGVMAQSITTGSVVTISAEGEDAEELLSKVTEVIISKGLGEEYE; encoded by the coding sequence ATGGAAAAAATCTTTAAGATTACAACTTCTGAAGGTCTACACGCAAGGCCTTCCACGTTATTAGTTTCAGCGGTTACACCTTTTAATTCAGAGGCACAACTTACGTATAATGGAAAATCGGTAAACTTAAAATCCATTATGGGTGTAATGGCTCAATCTATTACTACCGGATCAGTTGTCACTATTTCAGCCGAAGGAGAAGATGCTGAGGAACTGTTAAGCAAGGTGACAGAGGTTATTATCTCGAAAGGACTTGGGGAGGAATATGAATAA
- a CDS encoding PTS sugar transporter subunit IIA: MLSKFFKSKLLIYAPLNGEIIPIEEVPDPVFSQKMMGEGLAIIPNGGKVHSPIEGTVILLSDTKHAIGLRSKNGTEILIHIGLETVSLGGSGFTILVQQDESISVGQPLVEVDWDLLRAQDKKIVTPIVITNSAERVIRFEDSKEGIVGETLLMTVFPK; encoded by the coding sequence ATGCTGTCCAAGTTTTTTAAATCGAAACTACTAATTTATGCCCCTCTAAACGGTGAAATAATTCCAATCGAGGAAGTTCCAGACCCCGTCTTTAGTCAAAAGATGATGGGAGAAGGGCTTGCTATTATACCAAATGGGGGCAAGGTTCACTCTCCAATAGAAGGTACAGTCATTCTTCTATCCGATACCAAACATGCAATCGGACTTCGTTCAAAAAACGGAACGGAGATTTTGATTCATATTGGTTTGGAAACGGTTTCATTAGGGGGAAGTGGCTTTACGATATTGGTTCAACAGGATGAATCGATTTCTGTCGGGCAACCACTAGTAGAAGTGGATTGGGATTTGCTTCGTGCTCAAGATAAAAAAATAGTCACACCAATAGTTATTACAAATAGTGCAGAAAGAGTTATACGATTCGAAGATTCAAAAGAAGGTATTGTGGGTGAAACATTATTGATGACAGTATTTCCAAAATAA
- a CDS encoding NAD(P)-dependent alcohol dehydrogenase, with product MNEVETPIPDDNQVLVKIHAASLNYGNLVLLKGEPYLARFAFGILKPKYSIPGGDFAGRIESVGKNVNHFKPGDEVFGDLSGCGWGTFAEYVAVPEHVLVLKPSNLSFEEAAAVPMAATTALQSLRNKGKIESGQKVLINGASGGVGTFAVQIAKSFGAEVTGVCSTRNLNILQSIGANFVIDYTKEDFTKNTQRYDLILAVNGYQPISAYKRALRPKGNYVMVGGSGAQLTQAMVLGPFFSMTGGKKMGSFLQRANQKDLTFIKELIEAGKVKPVIERSYKLNEVPEAFRYFEEGHNQGKVVITM from the coding sequence TTGAATGAGGTAGAAACGCCGATTCCGGATGACAATCAAGTTCTGGTAAAAATTCATGCAGCATCTTTAAATTACGGAAACTTAGTTCTTTTGAAAGGGGAACCGTACCTTGCCCGCTTTGCATTTGGTATATTGAAACCAAAATACTCCATACCTGGAGGTGACTTTGCAGGGAGGATAGAATCAGTCGGCAAAAATGTTAACCATTTTAAGCCTGGTGATGAAGTGTTTGGAGACTTATCCGGTTGTGGTTGGGGAACTTTTGCTGAATATGTCGCAGTACCTGAACATGTATTGGTATTAAAACCGTCTAATCTTTCATTTGAGGAAGCTGCTGCAGTGCCTATGGCAGCTACCACTGCCCTTCAGAGTTTAAGGAATAAAGGCAAGATTGAATCAGGACAGAAAGTTTTGATTAATGGTGCATCTGGTGGTGTAGGGACTTTTGCAGTCCAGATTGCCAAATCATTTGGGGCGGAGGTAACTGGGGTATGTAGTACGAGAAATTTAAACATTCTCCAATCAATTGGTGCAAACTTTGTCATTGATTATACAAAAGAAGACTTCACCAAAAATACACAACGTTATGACCTAATTCTTGCTGTGAACGGGTATCAACCTATTTCGGCTTATAAACGTGCTCTTCGTCCGAAGGGAAATTATGTTATGGTCGGAGGTTCCGGAGCCCAATTAACTCAAGCTATGGTTTTAGGACCTTTCTTTTCCATGACTGGGGGTAAAAAGATGGGTAGCTTTTTACAAAGAGCAAATCAAAAAGATTTGACTTTTATCAAAGAACTAATAGAGGCAGGTAAAGTTAAACCTGTAATTGAAAGAAGTTATAAGCTGAATGAGGTTCCCGAGGCTTTCAGGTATTTTGAAGAAGGTCACAATCAAGGAAAAGTAGTCATTACAATGTAA
- the nagA gene encoding N-acetylglucosamine-6-phosphate deacetylase, with translation MPKTILISNVTIVNHDKEVVGDLFLKDGKIEKIGTQLSNEADIYLNGASKDWIVFPGFIDMHIHGSAGFDTMDATEEALRGMARSLVKEGTTSFLPTTMTQTTNAIEAALKNIASFVSKTDEAEVLGIHVEGPYISPKRAGAQPLEYIIEPSLEQFDSWQHLSNNRIKQITIAPEVTGGLEFVEKASSQGIVVSIGHSDASSEEVEQAVKLGVKQATHLYNQMRPFHHREPGVVGSVLISDEIKTELIVDFIHCHPNAVKLTYRLKGASGIILITDAMRAKGLPNGSYDLGGQMVSVTEKGAHLSNGALAGSMLTMDQAVRHFRQATNCSFMELVSMSSTNAAKQLKLSNKGFIEEGLDADLVLLNKDLHVQITICRGQIVFEKET, from the coding sequence ATGCCAAAAACTATACTAATTTCCAACGTAACAATCGTAAATCATGATAAAGAAGTAGTTGGGGACTTATTTCTTAAAGATGGAAAGATTGAAAAGATAGGAACACAGTTATCGAACGAAGCAGATATTTATCTTAACGGAGCTTCTAAAGATTGGATTGTATTCCCGGGTTTTATAGATATGCACATTCACGGCTCTGCTGGTTTTGATACGATGGACGCAACAGAGGAAGCGCTAAGAGGGATGGCACGTTCTTTAGTAAAAGAAGGGACCACAAGTTTTTTACCTACTACGATGACACAAACAACTAATGCAATAGAGGCTGCACTAAAGAATATCGCAAGTTTTGTTAGTAAGACAGATGAAGCAGAAGTTCTAGGAATACATGTGGAAGGCCCATATATTTCTCCTAAAAGAGCTGGGGCACAACCACTTGAATATATAATAGAACCTTCTCTGGAGCAGTTTGATAGTTGGCAGCATCTAAGTAATAACCGTATCAAGCAAATTACTATTGCTCCCGAAGTAACAGGGGGTCTTGAATTTGTAGAGAAAGCTAGTAGTCAGGGTATCGTTGTTTCCATTGGACATTCTGATGCTTCTTCCGAAGAGGTAGAACAGGCGGTTAAGCTAGGTGTAAAACAAGCAACTCACTTATATAATCAAATGCGCCCATTTCACCACCGTGAACCTGGAGTGGTAGGAAGTGTATTGATTTCGGATGAAATAAAAACGGAGCTTATTGTAGATTTTATTCATTGTCATCCGAATGCAGTTAAGTTGACATATCGATTAAAGGGAGCTTCCGGAATAATTCTGATCACAGATGCTATGAGAGCAAAAGGGCTACCAAATGGAAGCTATGATTTAGGAGGACAAATGGTAAGTGTAACAGAGAAGGGAGCGCATCTATCAAATGGTGCATTAGCAGGGAGCATGCTGACGATGGATCAAGCAGTTCGTCATTTCCGACAAGCAACAAATTGTTCGTTTATGGAGTTAGTCTCCATGTCTTCTACAAATGCTGCGAAACAATTAAAGCTCTCTAATAAGGGATTTATTGAGGAAGGTTTAGATGCCGACTTAGTATTGCTTAACAAGGACTTACATGTTCAAATAACAATTTGCAGAGGTCAAATCGTATTCGAAAAGGAGACTTGA